The following coding sequences lie in one Chitinophagaceae bacterium genomic window:
- a CDS encoding PorP/SprF family type IX secretion system membrane protein, protein MVLKRAILGIILFRCFLANTLAQDVEFSQFFNSPLYLNPAYAGVGEGPRFCMNYRNQWAALNDAYVTYTASYDQNIDALNGGIGVLVATDRQANGLLTATGASGIYSYQLNLSKNFGIKAAAQISFVQKRIDASQLIFAENINPYNGSTTGGISADMPDVTSKGIADIGGGIVFYTRSFYAGLSAKHVTSPNESFISSQVSPWPVRIGANIGIELHSKKGAKTPVYFSPNLLFAQQETFKQLNIGAILGIGLIYGGIYFRSAFGNNDAMIFMTGLRKGIFKFGYSYDATISNLESTGGTHELSVVMNLHDSRKVQFKRNAKKFSDCPEVF, encoded by the coding sequence TTGGTTCTGAAACGCGCAATATTAGGCATTATTTTATTCCGTTGCTTTCTGGCAAATACGCTTGCACAGGATGTGGAATTCAGCCAGTTTTTTAATTCACCACTTTACCTGAACCCCGCCTATGCAGGTGTGGGAGAAGGTCCGCGTTTTTGTATGAATTATAGAAATCAGTGGGCAGCACTTAATGATGCTTATGTTACTTATACGGCATCTTATGATCAGAACATTGATGCATTAAATGGCGGCATTGGTGTTTTGGTCGCAACTGACAGGCAGGCCAACGGATTGTTAACTGCAACAGGCGCTTCCGGCATTTATTCTTACCAGCTTAACCTCAGTAAAAATTTTGGCATTAAAGCAGCAGCACAAATATCATTTGTCCAAAAAAGAATTGATGCCAGTCAATTGATATTTGCCGAAAATATCAATCCGTATAACGGTTCTACGACTGGTGGTATATCCGCTGATATGCCTGATGTTACCTCGAAAGGTATTGCTGATATTGGTGGTGGAATCGTTTTTTATACAAGGAGTTTCTACGCAGGATTATCTGCCAAACATGTTACTTCCCCCAACGAATCTTTCATTTCATCACAAGTAAGTCCATGGCCAGTGCGAATAGGCGCAAATATCGGCATTGAACTGCACTCGAAAAAAGGAGCCAAGACGCCCGTATATTTTTCACCCAACCTTTTATTTGCTCAGCAGGAAACCTTTAAACAGTTAAACATTGGTGCTATTCTCGGTATTGGATTGATATATGGCGGCATTTACTTCAGATCGGCTTTTGGAAACAATGATGCAATGATATTTATGACAGGTTTGCGAAAGGGTATTTTTAAATTTGGATATAGTTATGACGCTACTATTTCCAATCTGGAAAGTACAGGTGGCACTCACGAATTGTCGGTGGTAATGAACTTACACGATTCCAGAAAAGTGCAATTCAAGAGGAATGCAAAGAAATTCAGTGATTGCCCGGAAGTATTTTAG
- a CDS encoding aryl-sulfate sulfotransferase, which translates to MKFTVTLLSCCLFSKILFAQFNYVNPLPGSSSHHPQTTILLKNGNAMDRESINNQQFVEITGSKSGKHNWTALLSDDDKTIIVKPEVPFFFEETVTVNVHSTLLKENGEKINGITFSFGIRAKTSGEQEKLIRLAKLQNFIDEYGYDPSKKDAQKITYPLDSMPTYTISINNNPAPGRIFYSNHEDQTGPDPATNSFTTIIENNGDMVWAKDVGQNGRDFKLNASGYLSYFSRDKAMWMILDSNYNLIDSAQCKNGYELSTNDHDVMMYPDGHILLQAYENTVTDMTAYGGLTNAVVQYLVLQELDQNKEVVFEWRSEDHFQFTDANQYTPLTNLNVDYVHGNSVERDFDGNILISCRNMDELTKINRETGEIIWRMGGENNQFTFINDNNVKHFASQHDLRRIENGNITIFNNGNKMTPQVSSAKEYQLDEINKTATLVWYYEHPDVNGIKVYGTATGNAQRLPNGNTMIDWGLVANGVPNQTEVDYNKNIVWEMSFDSIGQKSYRVHKYDWDPCSRITGYTMTANPKPSKTTLSWAPATGVKKYKLRYRPLGPSNWTTVTGITKNKVQLTGLLPSTAYEWQVQTICASSPLKKSPYSELDTFTTPPQKIAYEQNQLQHQVSIFPVPSVDVLNISFEEPLVANITIVNMVGNVMFETEFDSEEKDLFTVNTASWPAGIYLLKIDDGIHHPDVKKFIKE; encoded by the coding sequence ATGAAATTTACGGTTACCCTCCTCTCCTGCTGCCTCTTTTCGAAGATACTATTTGCGCAATTTAATTACGTTAATCCTTTGCCCGGCTCGTCCTCGCATCATCCTCAGACTACTATCCTGCTGAAAAATGGCAATGCAATGGATCGTGAATCAATAAACAATCAGCAATTTGTGGAAATAACAGGATCAAAAAGTGGCAAACACAATTGGACGGCACTGTTGTCTGATGACGATAAAACCATCATTGTAAAACCTGAAGTGCCATTTTTCTTTGAGGAAACTGTAACGGTAAATGTGCACTCAACACTATTAAAGGAGAATGGAGAGAAAATCAATGGCATCACTTTCAGCTTTGGAATACGTGCAAAAACTTCGGGTGAACAGGAGAAACTGATCAGGCTCGCTAAGCTTCAAAATTTTATTGATGAATATGGTTATGATCCCTCCAAGAAGGATGCTCAAAAGATTACCTATCCTTTAGATTCAATGCCCACATACACAATCAGCATCAATAATAATCCGGCGCCGGGCCGTATTTTTTATTCTAATCATGAAGATCAAACGGGCCCAGATCCGGCAACCAATTCCTTCACTACCATTATTGAGAACAACGGCGACATGGTTTGGGCAAAAGATGTGGGGCAGAATGGCCGGGATTTTAAATTAAATGCAAGCGGATACCTTTCCTATTTCTCAAGAGATAAGGCAATGTGGATGATCCTGGATTCAAATTACAATCTTATAGATTCTGCGCAGTGTAAAAACGGATATGAATTATCAACCAATGATCATGATGTAATGATGTATCCTGATGGTCACATTTTGCTTCAGGCCTATGAAAATACAGTTACCGATATGACGGCATATGGTGGATTGACAAATGCAGTGGTTCAATACCTGGTATTGCAGGAATTGGATCAAAACAAGGAGGTTGTATTTGAATGGCGCAGTGAAGATCATTTTCAGTTTACGGATGCTAATCAATATACACCGCTTACTAATCTGAATGTTGATTATGTACATGGAAATTCAGTGGAGCGTGACTTTGACGGGAATATCCTGATCTCCTGCAGAAACATGGATGAACTGACGAAGATCAACCGTGAAACCGGCGAAATCATTTGGCGGATGGGTGGAGAGAATAATCAATTTACATTCATAAATGATAACAATGTTAAACATTTTGCTTCCCAGCACGATCTGCGCAGAATTGAAAATGGCAATATCACCATTTTCAACAATGGGAATAAAATGACGCCACAAGTTTCCAGCGCAAAAGAATATCAACTGGATGAAATAAATAAAACGGCAACACTCGTCTGGTACTACGAGCATCCGGATGTAAACGGAATTAAAGTTTACGGCACTGCTACCGGTAATGCCCAACGATTGCCCAATGGAAATACAATGATTGACTGGGGCCTGGTTGCCAATGGTGTGCCCAACCAGACAGAGGTGGACTACAATAAAAACATAGTTTGGGAAATGAGCTTCGATTCGATTGGTCAAAAAAGTTACAGGGTACATAAATACGATTGGGACCCATGCAGCAGGATTACCGGATATACCATGACTGCAAATCCAAAACCTTCCAAAACCACGCTTTCATGGGCACCGGCAACGGGCGTTAAAAAATATAAGTTAAGATACCGTCCGCTGGGACCTTCCAACTGGACTACTGTAACGGGTATAACAAAAAATAAGGTTCAATTGACGGGATTATTACCTTCGACTGCTTACGAATGGCAGGTTCAGACAATATGCGCTTCTTCTCCTTTAAAAAAGTCACCCTATTCTGAACTGGATACATTTACAACGCCACCTCAAAAAATAGCTTACGAACAAAACCAGTTGCAGCATCAGGTTAGCATTTTCCCGGTTCCATCCGTTGATGTGTTGAATATTTCTTTTGAGGAGCCGTTGGTTGCAAACATTACCATAGTAAATATGGTCGGCAACGTAATGTTTGAAACTGAATTTGACAGTGAAGAAAAAGATCTGTTTACGGTAAATACTGCGTCATGGCCTGCCGGAATCTACCTTCTTAAAATAGATGATGGAATTCATCATCCTGATGTGAAGAAGTTCATTAAGGAATAA
- the porU gene encoding type IX secretion system sortase PorU: protein MRNFSVLILFLIIHSTSWAQIISPVQTLNWSDTLQSLEFSDYKLHDVLYFNGASYDDQNYGYLPFYFESVAVPSDGIPVVELTDEVYAPAILKRGSFPVDFFKSVENVPVVKAGVGYEMKKPVLQLSIVPFRKNQSTGVVEKLISFRYSITMTPSNTVSNVRGGEEFASHSVLANGTWYKISVKNDGVFKLDKNFLDALGINTTSIDPRNIRIYGNGGGMLPEPNATFRYDDLQENAIKVSGEEDGRFDAADYVQFYARGPHRWVYDATAKKFVHQLNIYANEACYFITTDLGAGKRITELASAVESPTLQVTTFDDRAFHEVELENFLESGRDWYGESFEFETSQPFSFSFSNVVTTTPVKVTATVASKSIYASNTFTMSALGQTIDAESISKVCSDYTCPFANVTKLEGEFVTASGNFDVNLVYTRNAQDAVGWLNYMEVNLQRNLSWTGSQMSFRNVASWLPGNIVQYSVSNTNSSLLILDVTDPINCRRQATVANGNQLQFTALGDTLHEYVIFSDNEGITPTAIGKISNQDLHGLPQASYLIVTPGSLLSFANQLADFHRSKSGLTVNVVTVDQIYNEYSSGTQDIVAIRDFTRMFYKRAGTDPQLLPKYICLFGDGSYDNKGNIDGNKGLIPTFQSANSVSATSSFVSDDFYGLLDDNEGGNVLDPNAKLDIAIGRLPVNNEDQSAAILNKINIYGSSQSFGNWRNVVTFVADDEDNNTHIKDADEVAVEVAAKYPVYNFDKIYFDSYQQISIPGGTRYPDANTAINNRICNGTLLMNYVGHGGVGGWAHERVLQISDIESYTNLYKLTLFVTATCEFSKYDDPAIESAGEMLLSNTKGGAIALVTTVRLVYSSANRLMNQGFMDNVFLPVDGVIPPLGEVFRKGKNSIGGDTNNRKFTLLGDPALTLNYPTFNVVTTAINSHPVGTVNDTIKALQLVTIEGKVNDLNGNVMSAFNGTLYPTVYDKPITYQTLSNDPASQVRNFTLQKNIIYNGKASVKSGIFSFSFVVPKDISYQYGFGKLSYYAEDGTVDANGYKNDVVIGGVSDSASFDDKGPEVKVYMNDEKFVRGGITDESPSVLVKLNDANGVNTVGTGIGHDIAGTLDNDSKIRL from the coding sequence ATGAGAAATTTTTCCGTACTTATTTTGTTTCTTATTATTCATTCCACCTCGTGGGCTCAGATTATTTCGCCGGTTCAAACGCTTAACTGGTCTGATACATTGCAAAGCCTTGAATTTTCAGATTATAAGCTTCATGATGTACTATATTTTAACGGAGCTTCTTATGATGATCAAAATTATGGGTACCTGCCATTTTATTTTGAATCAGTCGCCGTTCCGTCGGATGGAATACCTGTCGTGGAGTTGACTGATGAAGTATATGCACCTGCAATTCTTAAAAGAGGTTCGTTTCCCGTGGATTTCTTTAAATCAGTAGAAAATGTACCAGTCGTTAAAGCAGGTGTGGGTTATGAAATGAAGAAGCCGGTTCTTCAACTTTCAATTGTTCCCTTCCGGAAAAATCAATCCACAGGAGTAGTGGAAAAATTGATTTCTTTTCGATACAGCATAACCATGACACCTTCAAATACGGTTTCAAATGTTCGCGGAGGTGAAGAATTTGCTTCGCATTCTGTGCTTGCCAATGGTACCTGGTATAAAATTTCCGTAAAGAATGATGGTGTTTTCAAGCTGGATAAGAATTTTCTTGATGCATTGGGAATCAATACCACTTCTATAGATCCAAGAAATATCCGGATCTATGGAAATGGCGGAGGCATGCTTCCGGAACCCAATGCCACCTTCAGGTATGATGATCTGCAAGAGAATGCCATAAAAGTGAGTGGAGAAGAAGACGGGCGATTTGATGCTGCTGATTATGTTCAGTTTTATGCAAGGGGACCACATCGTTGGGTGTATGATGCTACCGCGAAAAAATTTGTTCACCAGTTGAATATCTATGCAAATGAAGCTTGCTATTTTATTACTACCGATTTAGGAGCAGGGAAGAGAATTACAGAACTCGCTTCCGCTGTTGAATCACCTACTCTGCAGGTTACCACTTTTGATGATCGCGCTTTTCATGAGGTGGAACTGGAAAATTTTCTCGAAAGTGGCAGAGATTGGTATGGCGAATCTTTTGAGTTTGAAACTTCGCAACCATTCTCGTTCAGTTTCAGCAACGTGGTAACTACCACTCCGGTTAAGGTAACAGCAACAGTAGCGTCCAAAAGCATTTACGCTTCCAATACCTTCACAATGTCTGCATTGGGTCAAACCATCGATGCCGAAAGTATTTCTAAAGTCTGTAGTGACTATACTTGTCCATTTGCAAATGTGACAAAGCTGGAAGGTGAGTTTGTGACCGCGTCCGGAAATTTTGACGTGAACCTCGTATACACAAGAAATGCACAGGACGCCGTTGGATGGCTTAATTATATGGAAGTGAACCTGCAACGAAATTTATCCTGGACAGGATCTCAAATGAGCTTTAGAAATGTTGCTTCGTGGTTGCCTGGTAATATTGTTCAATATTCCGTGAGCAATACAAATTCTTCACTGCTGATTCTAGATGTAACAGATCCGATTAATTGTCGCCGGCAGGCTACGGTAGCTAATGGTAATCAACTCCAGTTCACGGCGTTGGGTGATACGCTTCATGAATATGTTATCTTCTCTGACAATGAAGGAATTACTCCAACTGCTATCGGAAAAATTTCAAACCAGGATTTACATGGTTTACCGCAGGCGAGCTACCTGATTGTGACTCCGGGAAGCTTATTGTCGTTTGCTAATCAACTGGCAGATTTTCACCGGTCAAAATCCGGCCTAACGGTAAATGTGGTCACAGTTGATCAGATTTACAATGAGTATTCCAGCGGAACGCAGGATATTGTTGCCATCCGCGATTTTACACGCATGTTTTACAAAAGAGCAGGAACTGACCCACAGTTGTTGCCCAAATATATCTGCCTTTTTGGTGATGGCTCTTACGACAATAAAGGAAACATAGACGGTAATAAGGGGTTGATTCCTACTTTTCAAAGCGCTAACTCGGTGAGCGCCACCAGTTCTTTTGTGAGTGATGATTTTTATGGATTGCTGGACGACAATGAAGGTGGCAATGTACTTGACCCCAATGCTAAACTGGATATTGCAATCGGACGTTTACCGGTGAATAACGAAGATCAGTCTGCAGCAATCCTGAACAAAATAAATATTTATGGTTCTTCACAGTCCTTTGGAAACTGGCGCAACGTTGTCACATTTGTTGCTGATGATGAGGATAACAATACACACATCAAAGATGCTGATGAAGTAGCAGTGGAAGTGGCAGCAAAATATCCGGTTTATAATTTCGATAAGATTTATTTTGATTCATACCAACAGATATCTATTCCCGGCGGAACACGTTACCCGGATGCGAATACTGCCATCAATAACAGGATTTGCAATGGTACATTACTCATGAATTACGTCGGGCATGGGGGAGTTGGTGGCTGGGCACATGAGCGAGTGCTACAGATCAGCGATATAGAAAGTTATACCAATCTGTATAAGCTTACGCTTTTTGTTACAGCAACCTGTGAGTTCAGTAAATATGACGATCCTGCTATAGAATCTGCCGGTGAGATGCTGCTCTCCAATACAAAGGGCGGCGCCATTGCACTAGTTACAACAGTACGGCTTGTGTATTCTTCCGCTAACCGGTTGATGAATCAGGGTTTTATGGATAACGTCTTTCTTCCTGTTGATGGAGTGATACCACCACTGGGAGAAGTTTTCAGAAAAGGCAAAAACAGTATTGGCGGTGATACCAATAACCGGAAATTCACGTTGCTCGGAGATCCTGCGTTAACGCTTAATTATCCAACCTTTAATGTGGTTACAACTGCTATCAATTCGCATCCTGTAGGAACAGTGAACGACACCATCAAAGCTCTTCAACTGGTTACTATTGAAGGAAAAGTAAATGACTTGAACGGTAACGTGATGTCAGCATTCAATGGAACACTCTACCCGACTGTCTACGATAAGCCCATTACGTATCAGACACTTTCCAACGATCCGGCCAGTCAGGTTCGTAATTTCACCCTTCAGAAAAACATTATTTACAATGGAAAAGCCAGTGTGAAAAGCGGCATTTTTTCTTTTTCGTTTGTGGTACCTAAAGATATTTCCTATCAGTATGGTTTTGGTAAGCTGAGTTATTATGCTGAAGATGGCACTGTGGATGCGAACGGCTATAAAAATGATGTGGTAATCGGCGGAGTGAGTGATTCAGCAAGTTTTGATGATAAAGGACCAGAAGTGAAAGTGTATATGAATGATGAAAAATTTGTGCGTGGTGGAATAACGGATGAAAGTCCGAGCGTACTGGTAAAGCTAAATGATGCCAATGGGGTGAATACAGTAGGCACCGGAATTGGCCACGATATTGCAGGCACCTTGGACAACGATTCAAAAATACGCTTGTGA
- the porV gene encoding type IX secretion system outer membrane channel protein PorV, which produces MKRTYQLRTATVFILLATTFIGVTAKAQTAADSLDGRVNVINTAVPFLRIAPDARSGAMGDVGLGLSADANAIFWNTAKITFAENKLAMGVTYTPWLRALVSDIYLASLGGYYKVDDNSALAFGLRYFSLGSITFTSTTGQVIGDFNPQEFAIDLGYSRKLATHLSVGLNLGFVYSNLAASYVVNNVPIKAGKAVKADLSTFYTHPAKFGSKTKGSYNIGLTVANIGNKITYTESAENKDFLPCNLGLGSGITFQFDDYNKLSFNLDFNKLLVPTPDSAGDYRSLSTVEGIFTSFTDAPGGFSEEMREIMISTGAEYWYRELFSVRAGFFYEDKTKGARQYITAGFGIKYNVFGLNFSYLIPTSSQKTPLDNTLRFSLLFDFDAMKKAPEEAPSDSE; this is translated from the coding sequence ATGAAAAGGACTTATCAATTACGAACAGCAACGGTTTTTATATTACTGGCAACAACATTTATTGGTGTTACTGCAAAAGCACAAACTGCTGCTGATTCATTAGATGGCCGTGTAAATGTGATAAATACCGCTGTACCATTTTTGCGAATTGCTCCTGATGCCAGATCGGGTGCCATGGGCGATGTTGGATTGGGGCTATCTGCAGATGCCAATGCGATTTTCTGGAATACAGCAAAAATCACTTTCGCAGAAAATAAACTTGCTATGGGCGTAACCTACACGCCCTGGCTAAGAGCGCTGGTAAGTGATATCTACCTGGCATCGCTCGGAGGCTATTACAAAGTGGATGATAACTCGGCACTTGCATTCGGACTTCGTTATTTTTCTTTGGGAAGCATCACTTTTACAAGTACTACCGGGCAGGTGATAGGAGATTTTAATCCACAGGAATTTGCCATTGATCTTGGATATTCAAGGAAGCTTGCCACACATTTAAGTGTCGGTCTCAATCTTGGTTTTGTTTATTCAAATCTTGCTGCATCTTATGTAGTGAATAATGTTCCGATTAAAGCCGGTAAAGCTGTGAAAGCAGATCTTTCTACATTTTATACGCATCCTGCAAAATTTGGAAGTAAAACCAAGGGTTCCTACAACATCGGATTAACGGTTGCCAACATCGGAAATAAGATCACTTATACCGAATCTGCTGAGAATAAAGATTTTCTTCCTTGTAATCTTGGGCTTGGTAGTGGCATCACCTTCCAGTTTGATGACTATAATAAACTCTCCTTTAATCTTGACTTTAACAAATTACTTGTGCCAACTCCTGACTCTGCAGGCGATTACCGAAGCCTTTCTACAGTAGAAGGAATATTTACCTCCTTTACTGATGCACCAGGTGGATTTTCTGAAGAAATGAGAGAAATTATGATTTCAACAGGAGCGGAATACTGGTACCGTGAGTTATTCTCCGTTCGTGCAGGATTTTTCTATGAAGATAAAACCAAAGGTGCCCGTCAATATATTACGGCCGGATTCGGTATCAAATACAATGTGTTCGGTTTGAATTTTTCTTACCTGATTCCTACTTCCAGTCAGAAAACACCGCTTGATAATACATTGCGTTTCTCTTTATTGTTTGATTTTGATGCAATGAAAAAAGCACCTGAAGAAGCACCTTCAGATAGCGAATAA
- a CDS encoding 2-C-methyl-D-erythritol 2,4-cyclodiphosphate synthase: MSVRVGFGFDVHRLVAGRPMVLGGVVIPFSKGPDGHSDADVLIHAICDALLGAAGLRDIGFHFPDTDSSYKNIDSKLLLKEVMIQVAIKKYKVGNIDVTLCLEQPKINPHIPDMKKVLAEALAIQQDDISIKATTNERMGFIGREEGVAAYAVVLLESC, from the coding sequence TTGTCAGTTAGAGTTGGATTTGGATTCGATGTGCACCGCTTAGTTGCCGGAAGACCCATGGTACTTGGCGGAGTCGTGATTCCGTTTTCAAAAGGACCTGACGGTCATTCGGATGCCGATGTGTTGATTCATGCTATCTGTGATGCGTTGCTGGGTGCAGCCGGACTACGTGATATTGGATTTCATTTTCCCGATACGGACAGTTCGTATAAAAATATAGACAGCAAATTATTGTTGAAAGAGGTGATGATTCAGGTTGCAATAAAAAAATATAAAGTGGGGAATATCGATGTTACCCTTTGCCTTGAACAACCTAAAATAAATCCACACATTCCCGACATGAAAAAAGTGTTGGCTGAAGCACTTGCCATTCAGCAAGATGATATTTCAATCAAAGCAACCACTAATGAACGCATGGGATTTATTGGCCGCGAAGAAGGCGTTGCCGCATATGCTGTAGTTCTACTTGAATCCTGTTAA
- a CDS encoding SUMF1/EgtB/PvdO family nonheme iron enzyme → MLKRSLNTTGSLIMISAALLFSLSSCKKEKSATTGWNYNDSKWGGFEVRDFDGQETGPGLTLVEGGSFVMGNTEQNLTYDFDNIPKKITVSSFYMDETEVANVHYREYLYWLNRTFGSDFPEVVKRALPDSLVWRDELAYNEPYVEYYFRHPAFNNYPVVGVTWVQANDYCAWRTDRVNEAIMIREGILDKNPSQIDEDNFNTRSYLVGQYEGAIKKNLKDLNPNGTGERKVRMEDGIMLPEYRLPTEAEWEYAALALIGNNPYKDEELYTDRRIYPWNRDQMRDPTHGGWQGDFLANFKRGNGDMMGVAGGLNDNADITAQVTSFLPNDFGLYNMAGNVSEWVSDVYRANTFYDANDFNGYRGNVFMKDSLDEEGYHVDKDSLGRVIKVPVSDAESANRLNYRRSDVINFLDGDSLSEVQYNYSVSSLINDKARVYKGGSWADRAYYLSPGTRRYLDENLALSTLGFRCAMVRLGSPTGNDFPSGKEFETPKKKK, encoded by the coding sequence ATGCTGAAGCGGTCACTTAACACTACCGGTTCGCTGATAATGATATCAGCAGCCCTTCTTTTTTCACTGAGCTCTTGTAAAAAAGAGAAATCAGCAACCACAGGCTGGAACTACAACGACAGCAAGTGGGGTGGTTTTGAAGTCAGGGATTTTGATGGCCAGGAAACCGGCCCGGGTTTAACACTTGTGGAAGGTGGTTCCTTCGTAATGGGTAACACAGAACAAAACCTCACCTACGATTTCGATAACATTCCTAAAAAGATAACCGTTTCTTCTTTTTATATGGATGAAACTGAAGTGGCGAATGTTCATTACAGGGAATATCTGTACTGGCTCAATCGCACTTTCGGCTCTGACTTTCCTGAAGTGGTAAAGCGTGCATTACCGGATTCCCTGGTATGGCGTGATGAACTTGCTTACAATGAGCCTTACGTTGAGTATTATTTCCGTCATCCTGCTTTTAACAATTACCCTGTGGTGGGAGTAACCTGGGTTCAGGCAAATGACTATTGTGCATGGAGAACCGATCGCGTAAATGAGGCAATCATGATTCGGGAAGGTATTTTGGATAAGAATCCAAGTCAGATAGACGAAGATAACTTTAACACCCGTTCTTACCTCGTTGGACAATATGAGGGGGCCATAAAGAAAAACCTGAAAGATCTTAATCCAAATGGCACCGGAGAAAGAAAAGTAAGAATGGAAGATGGTATCATGCTTCCCGAATACCGTTTACCGACTGAGGCTGAATGGGAATATGCAGCATTAGCATTGATTGGGAACAATCCTTACAAAGACGAAGAACTTTACACGGACCGTCGTATTTATCCCTGGAACCGTGATCAGATGCGCGATCCTACACATGGTGGATGGCAGGGTGATTTCCTTGCGAATTTCAAACGCGGCAATGGTGATATGATGGGTGTAGCCGGTGGTTTAAATGACAATGCAGATATCACTGCCCAGGTAACTTCCTTTCTGCCTAATGATTTCGGTCTGTATAATATGGCCGGCAACGTTAGTGAATGGGTATCTGATGTTTATCGTGCCAATACCTTTTATGATGCTAACGACTTTAACGGCTATCGTGGTAACGTCTTTATGAAAGATAGTTTGGACGAAGAGGGATATCACGTTGATAAAGACTCGCTCGGAAGGGTAATAAAAGTGCCTGTTTCTGATGCCGAAAGCGCCAACAGGTTGAATTATCGCAGAAGTGATGTGATTAATTTCCTGGACGGTGATTCTCTGTCTGAAGTGCAATACAACTATTCCGTTTCTTCACTTATCAACGATAAGGCGCGCGTTTATAAAGGTGGTTCATGGGCTGACAGGGCTTATTATCTTTCACCTGGAACCCGCAGGTATCTTGACGAAAACCTTGCACTCTCTACACTTGGTTTCCGGTGTGCTATGGTCAGATTAGGAAGTCCGACCGGTAACGATTTCCCTTCCGGAAAAGAATTTGAAACTCCTAAAAAGAAGAAGTAA